The Paenibacillus sp. FSL H7-0357 nucleotide sequence GAGCTTAGCCCCTGTCAGCTTCTCAAGTTCCGCCATAATATCCTTGGAGGGCTGCTGAGGGAAATGCAGAGGTGCCAGGATGGAAATGAACGGCGCGGTCTCTCCGGGACCGGTCCGGGGTGACTCGTTGTCACTGCAAGCGCTTAACAAAATGAACGAGAGCAGCAACACCCAACAGCAATATCGGCGCACTGTTCTCCCTGCAAAAACTCTGGACATCCCTGTATCCTCCTAAAAGTTTGGTTAGTATATACCTAGCATAATTACGCTCATTTCTGAAATATAACTGCTAATTATTGAATAATCTTCTATCCAAAGTAATAATTAGAGATAATGATTATTGCGGCACCAGATGATTATTGTTATTATCCAAGCTGATGAATACACTTAAATGAGGCGGTTGCTACTACCCAAGTAAAGGTGCTGAAATCCAGTGAAACACTTAAGCTTCCTGAGTAAATTAACTTTATTCGCCTTTGTCATCAGTACGCTGCCTGTGGTGTTCATTGGCTCTTTCTCCTATCTCACATCCTCCAGCGAAATTCAAAAAAATGTTAACAAAAGCAAAATGGAACTTATTTTACAAATTAACTCAAATGTAGAGCATAAGCTGACTACTGTCAACCAAACCTTAAACCAGGTTGTGAATTCTTCGGTATTAAAAAAAGCACTAAATAACCCGTTAAATGTAACCGATTTCATTTTATATAATGACTTAAGAAACGAAATCCGCAATATGCAATCCTTTGATACAAAGCTCGAAGATGTGATCCTGTTAAATCAACGGCAAAATTGGATGATCAAAAACTCCGGCCTCTACCGCCTGAACGAATACAAGAACTATGAGCAGCTCTCCAATCTGATGAATGTGCCCGACAACACCTCCTGGGTGCTGAACCCTTCCTCGCTGTTCTACAGTGAGGAGAGCATCAATGTGACGGGCTGCGACTACAGCATCAGTCTGATTAAAAAGCTGCCGACCAACAAACTGCAAAAATACGGACTTGCCCTGGCGAATATTCCGGCCTGCAGCCTGCAGGACTTCATCAACTCGGAAGTAGATCCGCTCGACAGCATTATTGTGCTGAATGAGTCCGGCACCATACTGCTTCACCCGGACCGTTCGATGATCGGAGAGCCTGCTCAAAAGGGCGGATTTGCTGATCTTTCGCTCGTCTCCGATCTCAATAAACCTTCGGGACAATTCAAAACCGTCATGGACAAAAAGGACTATTCCGTCACTTATCTGCGTTCCCAATTAAACGGCTGGATCTATCTCTCGGTCACCTCCATTGAGAGTTTGACGAAGGAATCTAACAAAATCGGAACCTATACCCTGTATGTATGTGCCGTGATGCTGCTGCTGTCCATCCTGTTCGCATGGCTCGGCTCCCGCCGCATGTACAGCCCGATCGAAAGACTGCTCAACCAGATGGGGCTGCGCAGACCCGGAATCAAATCCAGGCATACGGATGAGTTTCAGTTTATCGGCGAACAGGTGCATCATTTATTTCAGTCCAAATCACAGCTGGAGAAGGAGGTCAGCCAGCATATCCGGCAGGTCCGCACCTTTTTCCTGACCAAGGCCTTTCAGGGCAATGTCAAAAAACGCGAGCTGTTCGAAGAGCTGGAGCAATATGGCTATCACACCCAGATGGAAGAATGGAAGACGATGGCTGTAATCACGTTGAGCATCGACTTCTCTGAGGATACCAGCTATGAGAAAAAGGATCTCCATCTGCTGTTGTTTGCCGCGCATAATATGATCGAGGAACTGGTACCCCCGGACAGCAGGCTTGCGCCTGTCATTATGGACCATGCCGTGGTGACCTTGATTGGCAGCATGGAAGGCAATGCCGAAGCTTTTCACCGGTCGCTCTATTCACTGACAGAGAATCTGCAGCAGGAGATCAATAACTACCTGAAGCTGCAGGTCAGTATTGGCCTGAGTCTGCCCTTCCATTCCTTTGATAAAATATCCATCGCCTACAGAGAAGGCCTGGAAGCTCTGAAATACCGGATTACGCTCGGCAAAGGCATCATCATCCAATACGAGAACATCAACTCCGGCAAACATTATCTGAACCTAAACTATCCTTCGCATACCGAAAATGACCTGATGGACGCCATCAAGCTGGCCGATACTGAAAAAGCGAAGGAGCTGCTGCATAAGCTGTTCAAATGTATTTTTGCGCTGGGACTGTCCCCGCAGGAGTACCAGATTCCGCTGACCCGTCTGCTCAATAATATCCTCATTATGATGCAGGAATCGGGAATTAGCCTGAACCAGATTTATCATGTGAACGGCTCCTTATTCGAAGAACTGACCGACCTCCACATTGTAGCCGAAATCGAGGACTGGTTCTGGAGTATGGTTATTCTGCCGATGATCCGGATTTTTCACAGCCGGCAAAATGCCCAATATCACAACATTTCAGAGAAAATCATTGATATTGTCCAGCATGATTATGACAAGGATCTTACGCTGGAGGAGTGCGCTTCACGCCTTCATTACAACGCCAACTATCTCAGCAGCGTTTTCCGTAAGGAGACCCAATATTATTTCAGTGAGTACCTGGCGATGTACCGGTTCAAAATGGCCAAAAAATGGCTGGAAGAAACCGACATGCCGATCAAGGACATTGCCGCAAGGCTCAGATACAACAATTCGCAGAATTTCATCCGCTCCTTCCGGAAGCAGGAAGGGATGACCCCCGGGCAGTACCGTGACAACGCTAGTTCCAGGGCCCAAGGCGGGACCGGATAAGCATCGGGGAATCCTCTGCCGGATATGAATCCTAAACAGCCAGATTTAGACAAGTGGAAACGGCTTTGCCGTCCTTTTTAAGGACGGTACCGTTTCAGCGAGAAATAGAAGGATAAGTTATCGTTTGAAACATATACATTCTTATATTTTGACAAAAGCCGTCAACACCCCAAGCAGTATACGCTGAGGCTGACGGCTCTTTTGGATGATAATAGCAAAGGGTTGTTGATCCCATTGGGTTACTTTCAGGCACTCTTGGGCTTGCGCGCTTTTCTTGCTCTTATGAACCAAATGATGGAAACTGCCAGGATTAGCACTACGCCGCCGCCGGCAATGACGATATTCTTGACGTTTGGCACGTAAACGACCATCTCGAGCGGCTGCGAATCGGCCATTGTAATATGCCAAGTCAACGTTTTTCCGTCCTGTTCAGCGGCATTGTTGGCCCCATACAAATCATAAGGAAGCGTTAATTTAAAATCGACCGCAAGGTTCTGCAGCAGCATGCGGACCAGAGATTTCGGCACGCTCAAACTTCCGATCCCGTCAATGATTTCATCCGAATAGGCATTCAGCTTCGGCTGGGCTACCACATCGTATTTGGTGTACAGCCAATTATTAACCTGTTCAACCTGCGCGTCCACAATGTCCAGCTTGCCAGCGTTTGCCTGCAGGTCTTGCAGCGAAGCATAGGCTTTGAGGAATTGATATTCTGTAGATTTACCGTTCTGGCTTTTCTTCAATTCAATTCCGGCAGCCTCCAGCCTGGTGGTCAGCACATCCTCCAGCTTCCCGCCAACCATCGCCTCCGCACGGGAATCCAATAAAATGCTGAACGCAAGCTCCAGACTCCCATCCTTCTTCACCGTCATATGCGCCGTACCGCTGGCACAGCCGGTAAGCAGAACAAGCATCGAAATCATCAGAACCACAAAGTAACGTCTGCGCCGCCCTAACGAGGGCAGCATCGATTGCTGCTGTTGTCTTAAGTTCAATGCCGCGCCTCCATTCTTCTTTTTCGTCTTGTTATGATGCTGTATATGCGATATGCATTCATTCTAATCAATCCTCATATCCGCCCCACCAAGAGCTCTCCTTCAGTTGCACCTCTTTTTCCTTTATCCTGACAAGTCGGCAAGTCAGCAAATCAGCAAGTTTTCCAGTATTCATCCGCTAGAATAGTTCTTCTACCGGGCAAACTATATAGATTGAACTTGTGGTTTTAGAGTACAGGATCAGTCGCAACTACGGTGAATATTTGGACCTCCGGCCACTGTTGTCGTAAGAATTTCTTGATTTTAACCGCTATTTAGCGGTAGAAATCCGAAGACTGCTTATGCTTTCGATGCTAGCTTTCCTTCAGAAAGCTTTCAGACGGACACTACCGTTCCACCAGTTCCAAAATCCCCCTCCGTTGCTCCTTTCCTATATCTCAAGTTTTTAGTTCAATCTATATAGTTGTATTTTGTACAGCTAAAACCGACCGTTTCGCTGCTTTGGGGAGGTTAGTTGCACTCCATACACTTATATGAACCAAATCTAGCTAAAAACACACAAAACTATTTTTTAATTGCACAAACTGCATCTATCTCTCAAAAAAAGCAGATTCGGCCTGATATAGTTGCAGGAAATACATTTATAGCGGTGCGAAGCTTTCATTCCAGAGGCAGAGTGGCTTTCTTATGGTCTTTCAACAGTTTAATGATAGCAGTCCGCTTCGTAGAAGTCTAAACCATTCGCGGCGTGGTTTCAAATCTAATCATTTTATCCTGCGTTCAGAAGGAGGCGTAACTTCAACCAAGTGGAAACGGCTTCGCCGTCCTCAAAAGGACGGTATCCGTTTCAGCGAGAAATAGAAGGATAATTTATAGCGTGAAGCATATAAATGCTTATATTTAAAACAAAGCCATTCCCCAGAGTCCTTTCGGACTCCGAAGAATGGCCTTCCCATAATCAAACTATCTGTAGTATCATGTTTAACTCATTCGCAGCAGAGGCTTAGCAGGGCTTAATCACATAGCTCCCTTCGTGCCCATAGCACTCAGTAAATTCGCAAGCGCCTGAACAGTTTGTGCGCGGCTAGTGGAACCCTGCGGATCAAACCGGCCATCCGGAGCCCCTTGCATAATGCCGGATGCCAGCGCCTGTGCTACCTGCGCTTTAGCCCAGTCTGACACCTGAACTGCATCAACCATCCTTAGCGGTTCACCGGAAGCTGCTGCCCGGCCCAGCTTGTATTCATAGGCTTTGACCAGCAGAACAGCCATTTGCTCACGGGTAATCTCCGCATCAGGTGAAAATGCTGTTGCCGTTACACCCTGTACCAGCCCCGCCTGATAAGCGGCTGCTACGGATTCGGCATACCAGTTGCCCGGGTTCATATCAGAGAATGGAAGCTCCCCACCGGCACTCTTCAGATTAAGCATCCGGGCCAGCATCGCTGTAAATTCAGCCCGTGTTGCCGTTCCTCCTGGAGAAAATAGATTATCCGTCACACCTGTGACTACATGCTTTGCGCTAAGCGACTTCAGCGCAGCGTAAACCCAATGGCTGGATGCGACATCCGTGAACGTCTTATCGTAGGAGAACACCGCGTAGGTACTGAAATGATTCAGCATAATAACAGCCTTATTGCGGGTGCTATCTATACTTCCTCCTGCATAACCCCACAGAGAGCTTGGCTTCTCCTTTACATACACACCCAACAGTTCATCATTTGATATCGCAGCGGAATATGGAAGCTCCGCGCGTACAGGCTGCGGGAAGGCAGACAAGACCAGCTCCGCTCCATCCCCCTTACGCAGGAGAAGGCCAAACTCATAGGCTGCACCTTCCTGCCGGTAGATCCCGCTGCCACTGCCTGACGGGATTGTTCCCGATGTAACCGGAGTGAGAGTGACCACGAGGGCCGCGCCCTTCCGTTCGTTTTCCGGCAATCTTGCACTGAGTTCAACCAGTACGGAAGCAGGAATCGCCAGCGAGGCCTCTCCGTCCTTAACGATAAGCGATCTCGTGCCAAGCAGTACTCCGGCGTTCACGGGCAGTAATGCCTCCGTTTTTCCATCATTCAGAGTCACCTCGACGTTGGAGGCTCCCTGATTCTTGGTGAAGATGTCCTCACCAACCGTTTGTGTCTTCATGCCGACCGTCCCCGCACTGGCTGACGGAGTTGGCACCAGGGTCGGGGCTGGCGTCGGGTTCGGTGCTGGTGTTGGCGTTGGGGCAGCCCCAATTACGGTAACTGTTGCCTTGGCTGCCACACCCGTCCCCTCCACCGTGCCGTTCACAATAAAGCTGCCGGTATTTGCATATTGCTGCGGTGCGATCCTCTGCCAGACGACTGGCACTGCTGATATTGACTTGTCGCTGTATACAGCCGTCACCACCGAAGGCAATGCAGGTGCAATGCCTACCGTTGTGGTTACCTCCACAGCCTCAAGACTGACAATCCCAGGTGCTTCCGCCTCAAGCACCGACACCTCCGCCAACGCAGGCAGTGCCGTTCCTTCCGCAGCTCCGTTTACTGTGAATGTGCCTGGTGCTGCATACTGTCCCGGATCTATCTTCTGCCAGACGGCCGGAGTCTCCCCGCTGGTATTGTCGGAGTAAGTAGCTTGCACTACCGTGGGCAGGGAAGGGGCAACTCCGGCAGGTGTGC carries:
- a CDS encoding DUF3153 domain-containing protein, with protein sequence MNLRQQQQSMLPSLGRRRRYFVVLMISMLVLLTGCASGTAHMTVKKDGSLELAFSILLDSRAEAMVGGKLEDVLTTRLEAAGIELKKSQNGKSTEYQFLKAYASLQDLQANAGKLDIVDAQVEQVNNWLYTKYDVVAQPKLNAYSDEIIDGIGSLSVPKSLVRMLLQNLAVDFKLTLPYDLYGANNAAEQDGKTLTWHITMADSQPLEMVVYVPNVKNIVIAGGGVVLILAVSIIWFIRARKARKPKSA
- a CDS encoding Ig-like domain-containing protein; amino-acid sequence: MTKRVIAPFPELALRYTFDEGQGITVQDVSGSGRDGTLHGSPDWSGQGHKNQALIFSGTSGNFVHAGNDPELQPGSLTLSYWIKRTGTMNDKENVLLWFKPEGSFAGNGFFVTYNGNSSIVFVDGANGFYVKQSPEEFLPLNEWTHIVFTFDAATKSGMIYRNGVAQQVDLEGSPQSITATNDAKKIGVSGYGDGAQLNAGLDDFRIYNGAMNASQVKAIYDDKDIQSVGRIGVTTAAGVSPVLPEMIPVVYENGSEGTAAVSWEQVLPETYAQPGEFTVGGRVEGTALPAVAEVIVTEAAERNIVALQKVHISTPAGVAPSLPTVVQATYSDNTSGETPAVWQKIDPGQYAAPGTFTVNGAAEGTALPALAEVSVLEAEAPGIVSLEAVEVTTTVGIAPALPSVVTAVYSDKSISAVPVVWQRIAPQQYANTGSFIVNGTVEGTGVAAKATVTVIGAAPTPTPAPNPTPAPTLVPTPSASAGTVGMKTQTVGEDIFTKNQGASNVEVTLNDGKTEALLPVNAGVLLGTRSLIVKDGEASLAIPASVLVELSARLPENERKGAALVVTLTPVTSGTIPSGSGSGIYRQEGAAYEFGLLLRKGDGAELVLSAFPQPVRAELPYSAAISNDELLGVYVKEKPSSLWGYAGGSIDSTRNKAVIMLNHFSTYAVFSYDKTFTDVASSHWVYAALKSLSAKHVVTGVTDNLFSPGGTATRAEFTAMLARMLNLKSAGGELPFSDMNPGNWYAESVAAAYQAGLVQGVTATAFSPDAEITREQMAVLLVKAYEYKLGRAAASGEPLRMVDAVQVSDWAKAQVAQALASGIMQGAPDGRFDPQGSTSRAQTVQALANLLSAMGTKGAM
- a CDS encoding helix-turn-helix domain-containing protein, yielding MKHLSFLSKLTLFAFVISTLPVVFIGSFSYLTSSSEIQKNVNKSKMELILQINSNVEHKLTTVNQTLNQVVNSSVLKKALNNPLNVTDFILYNDLRNEIRNMQSFDTKLEDVILLNQRQNWMIKNSGLYRLNEYKNYEQLSNLMNVPDNTSWVLNPSSLFYSEESINVTGCDYSISLIKKLPTNKLQKYGLALANIPACSLQDFINSEVDPLDSIIVLNESGTILLHPDRSMIGEPAQKGGFADLSLVSDLNKPSGQFKTVMDKKDYSVTYLRSQLNGWIYLSVTSIESLTKESNKIGTYTLYVCAVMLLLSILFAWLGSRRMYSPIERLLNQMGLRRPGIKSRHTDEFQFIGEQVHHLFQSKSQLEKEVSQHIRQVRTFFLTKAFQGNVKKRELFEELEQYGYHTQMEEWKTMAVITLSIDFSEDTSYEKKDLHLLLFAAHNMIEELVPPDSRLAPVIMDHAVVTLIGSMEGNAEAFHRSLYSLTENLQQEINNYLKLQVSIGLSLPFHSFDKISIAYREGLEALKYRITLGKGIIIQYENINSGKHYLNLNYPSHTENDLMDAIKLADTEKAKELLHKLFKCIFALGLSPQEYQIPLTRLLNNILIMMQESGISLNQIYHVNGSLFEELTDLHIVAEIEDWFWSMVILPMIRIFHSRQNAQYHNISEKIIDIVQHDYDKDLTLEECASRLHYNANYLSSVFRKETQYYFSEYLAMYRFKMAKKWLEETDMPIKDIAARLRYNNSQNFIRSFRKQEGMTPGQYRDNASSRAQGGTG